A single region of the Biomaibacter acetigenes genome encodes:
- the smpB gene encoding SsrA-binding protein SmpB, whose amino-acid sequence MAVEKKSRDLVTNRKARHDYHILETYEAGIALSGTEVKSLRAGKGNLKDSYAGVEKGELLLYNMHISPYEKGNIFNKDPLRTRKLLMHRREINRLFGLVKEKGVTLIPLRVYLNERGLVKVELAVAKGKTLYDRREDIKRKDAEREMEKAFKEYNMR is encoded by the coding sequence ATGGCAGTGGAGAAAAAGTCCAGGGATCTGGTGACAAATAGGAAAGCCCGGCATGATTATCATATATTGGAAACTTACGAGGCGGGTATTGCTCTTTCCGGGACCGAAGTAAAATCTCTGAGGGCGGGGAAGGGCAACCTGAAGGATAGCTACGCCGGGGTGGAAAAGGGAGAGCTGCTTCTTTACAACATGCACATCAGCCCTTACGAAAAGGGCAATATCTTCAATAAAGACCCTTTGCGCACCAGAAAGCTCCTCATGCACCGGCGGGAAATAAACCGCCTCTTCGGCCTTGTGAAGGAAAAAGGTGTAACTTTGATTCCGCTGAGGGTCTACCTTAACGAGCGGGGTCTTGTGAAGGTGGAACTGGCTGTGGCAAAAGGAAAAACCCTTTACGACCGCCGGGAAGACATAAAGCGGAAAGATGCCGAGCGCGAGATGGAAAAAGCATTTAAAGAATACAATATGAGGTAG
- a CDS encoding type II toxin-antitoxin system prevent-host-death family antitoxin, giving the protein MPQIRPITDLRNTNEISEICHQKQEPIFITKNGYGDLVIMSIETYEKHFALADVYKKLNEAEMQVTNGVPLLNGEQVFKRLRDKYVK; this is encoded by the coding sequence ATGCCACAAATTAGACCTATAACGGATTTAAGAAATACAAATGAAATTTCGGAAATATGCCATCAAAAACAAGAACCTATTTTCATTACTAAAAATGGGTATGGAGATTTAGTGATTATGAGCATTGAAACATATGAAAAACATTTTGCACTTGCTGATGTTTATAAGAAGTTAAATGAAGCGGAAATGCAAGTTACAAACGGTGTTCCTCTTTTAAATGGAGAACAAGTCTTTAAAAGACTGAGAGACAAATATGTCAAATAA
- a CDS encoding type II toxin-antitoxin system RelE/ParE family toxin: MSNNYKLKFTPVAYNDLEQIYQYIAGNLLAEQAANNLIDKIEERITRLKSFPYSGSYVGDDILKSKGYRKLILNNYIVFYLVDEQEKQVVIMRILYGASQYENLL, encoded by the coding sequence ATGTCAAATAACTACAAATTAAAGTTTACGCCTGTAGCTTACAACGATTTGGAGCAGATATATCAATATATTGCAGGTAACCTATTGGCAGAACAGGCTGCAAATAATTTGATCGATAAAATAGAAGAGCGGATTACGCGACTTAAAAGTTTCCCTTATTCAGGCAGCTATGTAGGTGATGATATTCTTAAAAGTAAAGGTTACCGTAAACTCATATTAAATAATTATATTGTATTCTATTTGGTTGATGAACAAGAAAAACAAGTGGTAATTATGCGTATTCTCTACGGAGCATCACAATACGAGAATCTGTTGTAG
- a CDS encoding tetratricopeptide repeat protein codes for MTKKIKFLFFLMLITVLSIIFPLVAFYSGDDLIMDMAGYYIKNGDMSQAMTYYDRLEAFFPQSPRIFEERFYRAGLLIQKDSYPGRMVFRFSGITDKIQKPGMASFLDSRAVMEPDSSENIQSALDTLNQLSKDLSEGGKKGWIERYIPWLEAKCFYELGDSDRAARILEGIDFDNPEASWPLTIWLRILLDRGKYDDVRKMVDEYANKSRQPGQGMMAELYDLKGDAFLAEGLTDEAMACYEKAKSFIPAQFSWLKEQKFMKIVRAELSQENLEKGLDEKIAQVMRIKTPSNQHGGEGVFGRITEDGRPVVGQKILIADPGDDINFSGRYPTVESCYSDIGGNFYFPHTPKNPVFGIGLPVEKARDSSLSVKKSKSAENSFYELSIVPVINAGAEVNDAGRGNQVSLFWDAVPGAKRYDIFLIPPEKKPEKIFVSSVNEVEVKEKALKIYWQIPQEELLALKPNPSPFEDIKPYNILGPLYPGAGSFIYIKAYNGDGNLLSDSMGFSTWDRILSKSSNEGSPAGPYVFCKNMDEGDTFVMKGLFLHAAERYEQEIAKRPDNKETLEKMARLYLWAPGVKDTGKAAEFLKMLRKRDDLRYKRLSAELLFQQGNVKGAEGLFEALMERGELDPAGYHILAGIYLQAGDYDGSIDSYRKVFEMSKEKLMDYSPITAACMKGDFEQAYALADEIVFDGQRFFDVLTKARSKKYSPDVMADFKKMLAYLIVPPSRDAEAAFEIAYKDFTKKYPRYQELSDTAFKLGFNRFK; via the coding sequence ATGACGAAAAAAATAAAATTTCTATTTTTTCTTATGTTAATAACTGTGCTTTCCATTATTTTTCCCCTTGTTGCTTTTTATTCAGGTGACGACCTTATAATGGATATGGCAGGATATTACATAAAAAATGGCGATATGTCCCAGGCCATGACCTATTATGACAGGCTGGAAGCATTTTTTCCGCAAAGTCCGAGGATTTTTGAGGAGCGGTTTTACAGAGCTGGACTCTTGATCCAAAAGGATTCCTATCCAGGACGCATGGTTTTCCGTTTTTCCGGCATCACGGATAAAATACAAAAACCAGGAATGGCATCATTTCTGGATAGCCGTGCGGTGATGGAGCCGGATTCCTCCGAAAATATTCAGAGCGCGCTGGATACTTTAAATCAACTTTCAAAAGACCTATCCGAAGGTGGCAAAAAAGGCTGGATCGAGCGTTATATACCATGGCTTGAGGCAAAATGCTTCTATGAACTGGGGGATTCCGATCGTGCGGCCAGAATTCTGGAAGGCATTGACTTCGACAATCCAGAAGCATCATGGCCTCTTACCATATGGTTAAGGATCCTGCTTGATAGGGGAAAGTACGATGATGTCCGGAAAATGGTCGACGAATATGCAAATAAATCCAGGCAGCCGGGACAGGGAATGATGGCGGAGCTGTATGATCTAAAAGGAGATGCATTTTTAGCCGAGGGACTAACGGATGAAGCCATGGCCTGCTATGAAAAGGCAAAGAGTTTTATTCCCGCACAGTTTTCATGGTTGAAGGAACAAAAATTCATGAAGATTGTAAGGGCGGAGCTCTCGCAGGAAAATCTTGAGAAGGGATTGGACGAAAAAATAGCACAGGTTATGAGAATAAAGACTCCTTCCAATCAGCACGGCGGCGAAGGCGTTTTTGGCCGCATTACCGAAGACGGCAGGCCTGTGGTAGGCCAGAAGATACTCATAGCAGACCCGGGAGATGATATAAATTTTTCCGGACGGTATCCCACCGTTGAATCCTGTTACAGTGATATAGGCGGTAACTTTTATTTTCCCCATACACCGAAAAACCCGGTTTTCGGCATCGGACTCCCGGTAGAAAAAGCCCGGGATTCAAGCCTTTCGGTTAAAAAGAGCAAGTCCGCGGAAAACTCCTTTTATGAACTGTCCATTGTTCCCGTGATCAATGCAGGCGCCGAAGTGAACGATGCCGGCAGGGGAAACCAGGTAAGCCTTTTCTGGGATGCGGTTCCGGGGGCGAAGAGATACGATATATTCCTCATCCCTCCGGAAAAGAAGCCGGAAAAAATATTCGTATCTTCTGTAAATGAAGTGGAAGTAAAGGAAAAGGCCCTTAAAATCTACTGGCAGATTCCGCAGGAGGAGCTCCTGGCATTAAAGCCCAATCCATCACCTTTTGAAGATATAAAGCCGTATAACATATTGGGCCCCCTGTATCCCGGTGCGGGAAGCTTTATATATATAAAAGCTTACAATGGCGATGGCAATTTGCTTTCAGATAGCATGGGATTTTCGACATGGGATCGGATATTATCAAAAAGTTCCAATGAAGGCTCGCCGGCAGGTCCATATGTTTTTTGCAAAAATATGGACGAAGGAGATACCTTTGTTATGAAAGGGCTGTTTCTTCACGCTGCCGAAAGATACGAGCAGGAGATCGCAAAGCGTCCCGATAATAAAGAAACCCTGGAGAAAATGGCGAGGCTTTACCTCTGGGCTCCGGGAGTGAAAGATACCGGAAAAGCCGCTGAATTCCTGAAAATGTTGAGGAAAAGAGATGATTTAAGGTATAAAAGGCTCTCGGCGGAACTGCTTTTCCAGCAGGGCAATGTAAAAGGAGCTGAAGGTCTTTTCGAAGCTTTGATGGAAAGGGGAGAACTGGATCCGGCGGGATATCATATACTGGCCGGAATCTATCTGCAAGCAGGGGATTATGACGGCAGTATCGACAGTTACAGGAAGGTCTTTGAAATGAGCAAAGAAAAACTGATGGACTACTCCCCCATAACAGCCGCTTGCATGAAAGGGGATTTTGAACAGGCTTACGCCCTTGCAGATGAAATCGTATTCGATGGGCAGCGGTTCTTTGATGTTCTAACTAAAGCCCGGTCTAAAAAATATTCACCGGATGTAATGGCCGATTTCAAAAAAATGCTGGCATATCTGATTGTACCACCCTCGAGAGACGCCGAAGCGGCATTTGAAATAGCTTATAAAGATTTCACAAAAAAATATCCCCGGTATCAGGAGCTTTCGGATACGGCTTTCAAACTAGGATTTAATAGATTCAAATGA
- a CDS encoding FmdB family zinc ribbon protein, with translation MPTFDFKCDSCGLQFSEFVSIKDKDKVRCPECGGRASQRFTGFMYISRGGSTSSGTGSCSGGSCSTCSGCH, from the coding sequence ATGCCGACCTTTGATTTTAAATGCGACAGTTGTGGTCTTCAGTTCAGCGAGTTTGTTTCTATCAAAGATAAAGACAAAGTCCGCTGTCCCGAGTGCGGCGGAAGAGCCAGCCAACGTTTTACGGGGTTTATGTATATAAGCAGGGGCGGATCGACTTCCTCCGGCACCGGGAGTTGCAGCGGCGGCAGCTGCAGCACCTGCAGCGGATGCCACTAA